Part of the Elusimicrobiota bacterium genome is shown below.
ATATAACATTTCTATCTGCTATAGAAAAGATGAACTTGGATTATTTTGGAGTTGCAAGAATAAAAGATATGCTTTTCAGTTTAAATAGTTTCTTGATAATTGAAACGATAGTTTTTGTTGTAATTGCAGGTTATTTCTCTTTGCGGTATTCACATAAAATTGCAGGACCACTCCACAGATTAGAAAAAATAGTGAGACAGGAAATTGATGGTGAGCCGTTTGAAATCAAAATTCGTAAAGATGATGAATTACACGATTTAGTAGAAGAACTCAATGAACTGATAAGAAAGAAGACAAAAAAATGAACAACTATTTTCGTTCAAAAAATATATTTTTGCCTGATGCAGAGAGCGGTATCCCGAATGCGATTTTTATATCGCTGCCAAGCATTTTATTTTTTACAGCAGTATAGCCAGCAGTATACATAATCCTATTATCAATCCGATTATCGGATGCGATTGAAACTGCAGAACCGATAGCGATACCTAAATCACCTGGATTATAAATACACACGCCTTTTAAGTCCTCACATTTTTTACAATTCTCAAATCCACAGAAGCCGCAATCAAGCCCGATTACAGAAATTTTTGTCCCGATTAAAACAATTGCAGTTGCTTTTTTTATGCAGTCCGCATCACGCAAAAAT
Proteins encoded:
- a CDS encoding DUF2148 domain-containing protein, producing the protein MKIFSNEAEMNGIMKVAELMCIAARTAPKARGIDNIVTSILTDTEKEQLAAKMVEIANSGYRTNTFLRDADCIKKATAIVLIGTKISVIGLDCGFCGFENCKKCEDLKGVCIYNPGDLGIAIGSAVSIASDNRIDNRIMYTAGYTAVKNKMLGSDIKIAFGIPLSASGKNIFFERK